The Mycoplasmopsis caviae sequence AAACATAATGAGCCTCACTCATACCGCCTAAATTAAGCCCTTTTCTTTGCCCAAGTGTGTAATAGAAGCAACCCTCATGACTTCCAACTTCTTTTCCATCTTTAATGCTTATGATTTTGCCAGGTTGTGCAGGAATGTAATTTTGCAAAAATTTTGTAAAATTACGCTCACCAATAAAGCAAATGCCTGTTGAGTCCTTTTTTTCAGCAGTTATTAGATCTAATTTTTTAGCTATTTTTCTAATTTCTTCTTTTGGATAATTGGCAAGTGGCATTAACACTTTTTCTAGTTGTGCTTTATTAAGTTGTGCCAAAAAGTAAGTTTGATCTTTATTATCATCAAGTGCCCTAAATAATTCACCTTTTTCAACTTTTGCATAGTGGCCCATAGCAATGTAGTCTGCATTCAACTTATCAAATGCATAGTTTAGAAAAGCATCAAATTTAATATATTTATTACACAAGATATCAGGATTAGGGGTACGTCCGGCCTTATATTCATCGATAAAGTTTTGAAAAACATTATCTCAATATTCTTTAACAAAATCTACTCGATGAAGCTTAATTTTT is a genomic window containing:
- the mnmA gene encoding tRNA 2-thiouridine(34) synthase MnmA, whose protein sequence is MHKKKVILGMSGGVDSSVAAYLLLQQGYDVEGLFMRNWDSYVNNDFLGNENISQDICPQEQDYQDALAVAKKLKIKLHRVDFVKEYWDNVFQNFIDEYKAGRTPNPDILCNKYIKFDAFLNYAFDKLNADYIAMGHYAKVEKGELFRALDDNKDQTYFLAQLNKAQLEKVLMPLANYPKEEIRKIAKKLDLITAEKKDSTGICFIGERNFTKFLQNYIPAQPGKIISIKDGKEVGSHEGCFYYTLGQRKGLNLGGMSEAHYVCGHNVAQNILYVAPASDMSYLESDELLGSHLNLNTNEFNIDNLSAKFRYRQKDIPVKMQILDNNLVKISYKDKAQAVTPGQQVVIYDGDKCIGGAIIEKIYLNGKERDYV